In a genomic window of Stakelama saccharophila:
- a CDS encoding LON peptidase substrate-binding domain-containing protein: MTTTRISVFPVGGALLFPRMHLPLHIFESRYRAMTRDALARDRRIGMVQPRGSGDRPELFRMGCVGQIIEVEALDDGRFDIVLEGVSRFVIARELDVTTPFRQVEAELIDTPRDETLALAERSALEIEARRFADAQGYAVDWEAVSRLDDESLVNGIAQIAPFDIASKQALLEVDTLERRSELIIQLMQFFGRHGDDEAGTLQ; the protein is encoded by the coding sequence ATGACGACGACGCGGATCTCGGTCTTTCCAGTGGGAGGTGCGCTGCTCTTCCCCCGAATGCATCTGCCGCTCCACATCTTCGAATCGCGCTACCGAGCGATGACGCGTGACGCACTTGCCCGCGACCGTCGCATCGGCATGGTCCAGCCGCGCGGGTCCGGCGACCGGCCGGAGCTGTTTCGGATGGGCTGTGTAGGCCAGATCATCGAGGTCGAGGCGCTGGACGACGGCCGCTTCGATATCGTCCTGGAAGGCGTATCCCGCTTCGTCATCGCGCGCGAACTTGACGTCACCACGCCGTTCCGGCAGGTCGAGGCGGAATTGATCGATACGCCCCGGGACGAGACGCTGGCGCTCGCCGAACGCTCGGCGCTTGAGATCGAGGCGCGGCGGTTTGCCGACGCGCAGGGCTATGCCGTCGACTGGGAAGCGGTGTCGCGCCTCGACGACGAAAGCCTCGTCAACGGCATCGCGCAGATCGCGCCGTTCGACATTGCCTCGAAACAGGCGCTGCTGGAAGTCGACACGCTAGAGCGCCGGTCCGAACTGATCATTCAGTTGATGCAGTTCTTCGGTCGGCACGGCGACGACGAAGCGGGGACGTTGCAGTGA
- a CDS encoding UbiH/UbiF/VisC/COQ6 family ubiquinone biosynthesis hydroxylase — MQQADLLILGGGLVGSALGAALGAHGLSAIIVDPADPEDILAAGHDGRASAVASAPKRMLDAIGVGERLGDRGCPIRSIRVSDGLKPGKLDFDLAEGEDALGVMFENRILRRAIFETASAAPGVDLRMKTRAVSLTRDAHGVRAELSDGATVRASLLVGAEGRNSPTRDAALLRVARWQYDHTAIVTSFHHEYPHDNVAFEIFYPEGPFAILPLNDDEHGHRSAIVWTVTRDQAPGMLKLSDRGVLAEAMKRTGGFLGELSRLGPRSSYPLGFHHAARITAERLALVGDAAHGIHPIAGQGVNVGFRDVAALVEVLVEGKRLGLDPGDAQLLKRYERWRSLDTFMVSLATDGLTRLFGIPGRSASKIRRTGLNLVDRFAPLKSAFMAEARGESGDVPKLLQGMTA; from the coding sequence ATGCAACAGGCGGACCTTCTCATCCTCGGCGGCGGACTGGTCGGCAGCGCGCTTGGCGCTGCACTGGGCGCGCACGGCCTGAGCGCCATCATCGTCGATCCCGCCGATCCCGAGGATATCCTCGCCGCCGGCCATGACGGCCGGGCCTCGGCCGTTGCCAGCGCACCGAAGCGGATGCTGGACGCGATCGGCGTCGGCGAAAGGCTGGGGGATCGCGGCTGTCCGATCCGAAGCATCCGGGTGAGCGACGGGCTGAAACCGGGCAAGCTCGATTTCGACCTGGCCGAGGGCGAGGATGCGCTGGGCGTCATGTTCGAAAACCGGATCCTGCGCCGCGCCATCTTCGAAACCGCGTCCGCCGCGCCGGGGGTCGATCTGCGCATGAAGACCCGCGCCGTCTCGCTGACACGGGACGCCCACGGCGTTCGTGCGGAACTGTCCGACGGCGCCACCGTGCGCGCATCGTTGCTGGTCGGCGCCGAGGGGCGGAATTCGCCGACGCGCGACGCCGCCCTGCTGCGCGTGGCGCGCTGGCAATATGATCACACCGCGATCGTCACCTCCTTCCACCACGAATATCCGCACGACAATGTCGCCTTCGAGATCTTCTATCCCGAGGGGCCGTTCGCGATCCTGCCGCTCAACGATGACGAACATGGGCACCGGTCGGCCATCGTGTGGACCGTCACGCGCGATCAGGCGCCGGGCATGCTGAAACTGTCGGATCGCGGCGTGCTTGCCGAGGCGATGAAGCGGACCGGCGGCTTTCTGGGCGAATTGTCGCGCCTCGGGCCGCGCTCCAGCTATCCGCTCGGCTTCCATCACGCCGCACGGATCACTGCGGAGCGGCTGGCGCTGGTGGGGGATGCCGCGCACGGAATCCATCCGATCGCCGGACAGGGGGTCAATGTCGGCTTCCGCGATGTCGCCGCACTGGTCGAGGTGCTGGTGGAGGGCAAGCGGCTGGGCCTCGATCCCGGCGATGCGCAGCTTCTCAAGCGCTACGAACGCTGGCGCAGTCTCGACACCTTCATGGTCTCCCTCGCCACCGACGGGCTGACCCGGCTGTTCGGCATTCCCGGTCGCTCGGCGAGCAAGATACGCCGGACGGGGTTGAACCTGGTCGACCGGTTCGCGCCGCTGAAATCCGCCTTCATGGCAGAGGCGCGGGGCGAAAGCGGGGACGTGCCGAAGCTGTTGCAGGGGATGACGGCCTGA
- a CDS encoding tetratricopeptide repeat protein, giving the protein MTAADKESVEAFRRDVVEPSRTKLVILDFWAEWCGPCKQLGPILEKVAADYADKGVVLAKIDVDKDKFIASQFQVQSIPTVYAMFQGQLVADLGQARTESQLKTLLDQVLQQLPVEAGDGNDQAPDVAPMLAMGEEVLDGGDAERALSIFAQIVEIAPDQAAAHAGVIRALVAAGRPDEAQAALDALPQDIADTPEAERARSALALARDAGPVEDISGLERAVEATPDDHEARYRLANAQMANGAREAAADNLLHIIAADRDWKEGAARQQLLKLFEVVGLEDAWVAAQRRRLSQILFG; this is encoded by the coding sequence ATGACCGCCGCCGACAAGGAATCCGTCGAGGCATTCCGACGCGACGTCGTCGAACCATCGCGCACCAAACTCGTGATCCTCGACTTCTGGGCGGAATGGTGCGGCCCGTGCAAGCAGCTCGGACCCATCCTGGAAAAGGTCGCCGCCGACTATGCCGACAAGGGCGTGGTCCTGGCGAAGATCGACGTCGACAAGGACAAGTTCATCGCGTCGCAATTCCAGGTGCAGTCGATCCCCACCGTCTATGCCATGTTCCAGGGGCAACTCGTCGCCGATCTCGGCCAGGCGCGAACCGAATCGCAATTGAAGACGCTGCTGGATCAGGTCCTACAGCAATTGCCCGTCGAGGCGGGCGACGGAAACGATCAGGCGCCGGACGTCGCGCCGATGCTGGCGATGGGCGAGGAAGTCCTGGACGGCGGCGATGCCGAGCGGGCGCTGTCGATCTTCGCACAGATCGTCGAGATCGCCCCCGATCAGGCAGCCGCCCATGCCGGCGTGATCCGCGCCCTCGTGGCGGCGGGGCGTCCCGACGAGGCGCAGGCCGCGCTCGACGCCCTGCCCCAGGACATTGCGGATACGCCGGAGGCGGAGCGCGCCCGCTCCGCCCTGGCTCTGGCCAGGGACGCCGGTCCTGTCGAGGATATTTCCGGGCTGGAACGCGCGGTGGAGGCGACCCCCGACGACCATGAAGCACGCTACCGCCTCGCCAATGCGCAGATGGCGAACGGTGCGCGCGAGGCGGCGGCCGACAACCTGCTGCACATCATCGCCGCCGATCGCGACTGGAAGGAAGGCGCAGCGCGGCAACAGCTCCTGAAACTGTTCGAAGTGGTCGGGCTTGAGGATGCGTGGGTGGCGGCGCAGCGGCGTCGCCTTTCCCAAATCCTGTTCGGATGA
- a CDS encoding Trm112 family protein produces MTDRREPDPRLLAVLVCPVTRTPLRHDREAGELISERAGLAYPIRDGIPVMLVEEARKL; encoded by the coding sequence GTGACGGACCGGCGCGAACCCGATCCCCGCTTGCTGGCAGTGCTCGTCTGCCCGGTCACGCGAACGCCGCTGCGCCATGACCGCGAAGCCGGGGAACTGATTTCGGAGCGCGCCGGCCTCGCCTATCCGATCCGGGACGGCATTCCGGTGATGCTGGTGGAAGAAGCGCGCAAGCTGTAG
- a CDS encoding cupin-like domain-containing protein, with product MASDRPPVAEITGLAPGDVRFEDLLAEQRPVILKGLVRDWPLVAAGARSPGAAMAELLRFYQGKHVTGFTGRPDIDGRFFYNQDATALDFAGGRVALDAFLDRIREHLDDPQPPAFYVGSTDIDTYLPGFRAENDLPLDEPMFAAHPPIASIWIGNRTVAATHYDMSNNIACCLVGRRRFTLFPPDQVANLYPGPLEPTPGGQVLSMADPRAPDFDRYPRFRDALAAAQTAELDPGDALIYPALWWHQVEALDRFNIMVNYWWNIAPRYMDTPMNTLLHAFLSLRGRTDAEKRAWRTMFDYYVFGPAEQARAHLPEAAHGDLAPLDEAQARRLRAKVMQRLNR from the coding sequence ATGGCCAGTGATCGACCGCCGGTTGCAGAAATCACCGGCCTGGCGCCGGGTGACGTCCGGTTCGAGGATCTGCTCGCCGAACAGCGTCCCGTCATCCTCAAGGGGCTGGTACGCGACTGGCCGCTCGTCGCCGCCGGCGCGCGGTCGCCGGGTGCGGCGATGGCCGAACTGCTGCGCTTCTATCAGGGAAAGCACGTAACCGGCTTTACCGGTCGCCCTGACATCGACGGCCGGTTCTTCTACAACCAAGACGCTACCGCGCTTGACTTCGCAGGCGGACGCGTGGCGCTCGACGCTTTTCTCGACCGGATCCGCGAGCATCTCGACGATCCGCAGCCGCCTGCCTTTTACGTCGGTTCCACCGATATCGACACCTATCTACCGGGCTTTCGCGCCGAAAACGACCTGCCGCTGGACGAGCCGATGTTCGCAGCGCATCCGCCGATCGCCAGCATCTGGATCGGAAACCGTACCGTTGCCGCGACGCATTACGACATGTCCAACAACATCGCCTGCTGTCTGGTCGGGCGCAGGCGCTTCACCCTGTTCCCGCCCGATCAGGTGGCGAACCTCTATCCCGGTCCGCTGGAGCCGACCCCTGGCGGACAGGTACTCAGCATGGCCGATCCGCGCGCGCCCGATTTCGATCGCTATCCACGGTTCCGCGACGCATTGGCGGCGGCGCAAACGGCCGAGCTCGACCCCGGCGACGCGCTGATCTATCCCGCCTTGTGGTGGCACCAGGTCGAGGCGCTCGACCGCTTCAACATCATGGTCAATTACTGGTGGAACATCGCGCCGCGATACATGGACACCCCGATGAATACGCTGCTGCACGCGTTTCTCAGCCTGCGCGGCCGCACCGACGCCGAAAAACGGGCGTGGCGGACGATGTTCGATTATTATGTGTTCGGCCCGGCGGAGCAGGCGCGCGCGCACCTGCCGGAGGCGGCGCACGGCGATCTTGCGCCGCTTGACGAGGCGCAGGCACGCCGGCTGCGCGCGAAGGTGATGCAGAGGCTCAACCGATGA
- a CDS encoding SapC family protein: protein MTETVLLNNVDHADIRVDTSRSARFGDSVNQVEVLPTEFELVQREYPIFFRKDSEDAYQAVALLGFDRDENLFLGEQGWRGDYVPAILARGPFSIGLSRTAGDTEATPEPKIHIDLDDPRVGREEGEPVFLPQGGLSPYLERMSEVLRLIYSGVAMRGAMFEAFAAHDLIEPATVEIEIDDARRYNLSGYHTINKERFAQLDGAALEQLQRAGFLGAAFFALASLGNIHRLIALKNRKHHGQ, encoded by the coding sequence ATGACCGAAACCGTACTTCTGAACAATGTCGATCATGCCGATATAAGGGTCGACACCAGCCGTTCTGCCCGGTTCGGAGACAGCGTGAACCAGGTCGAGGTCCTGCCGACCGAATTCGAACTGGTGCAGCGCGAATATCCCATTTTCTTTCGCAAGGACTCCGAAGACGCGTATCAGGCCGTCGCCCTGCTCGGTTTCGACCGGGACGAGAATCTGTTCCTGGGCGAGCAGGGCTGGCGGGGCGACTATGTCCCGGCGATCCTGGCGCGCGGTCCCTTTTCGATCGGTCTGTCGCGCACGGCCGGCGACACCGAGGCCACGCCCGAGCCGAAAATTCATATCGATCTGGACGATCCACGGGTCGGCCGCGAAGAGGGCGAGCCGGTATTCCTCCCGCAAGGCGGCCTTTCGCCGTATCTCGAGCGAATGAGCGAGGTGCTGCGGCTCATCTATTCGGGCGTGGCGATGCGCGGCGCGATGTTCGAAGCCTTCGCGGCACACGACCTGATCGAACCGGCGACTGTCGAGATAGAGATCGATGATGCGCGGCGCTACAATCTGTCCGGCTATCACACCATCAACAAGGAACGGTTCGCGCAACTGGACGGTGCGGCGCTGGAGCAGTTGCAGCGCGCCGGCTTTCTGGGCGCCGCCTTTTTCGCGCTCGCCTCGCTCGGCAATATCCACCGCCTGATCGCACTGAAAAACCGCAAGCATCATGGCCAGTGA
- a CDS encoding glycoside hydrolase family 9 protein — protein sequence MPNRPIRIAVLSMIAMAAATALPARSAPESAARQAGPSAGIRLTADYYTAPAVNVLVFSNWYDGLFADSKISGIEIIEQGERIATNGDVRLSATPGQWDAIGRLVDRRVDTATGVIEAELEYPDQHFRYVIRAEPRGGSILLSVRLPEALPAALAGKAGFNLEFLPAAYFHKSYLADGKAGGFPLYPASAMERTAKRNPASGRSDGPGAEPLPMATGSDFVLAPSDPARRVHIRSDRPVMLYDGRNQAQNGWFVLRSLLPAGKTGTVLQWTVTPNSVPGWLRTPVIGHSQLGYTPSQTKVATIELDRGDTRRPEARLLRVTATGDEAPVRTARPSDWGDYLRYHYLRFDFSDVRTPGLYVLEYGDSRTAPFRIADDLYADAWHPTLDIYFPVAMDHMFVNEAYRVWHGAAHMDDARQAPVDHEHLDLYAQGPTTDTDFAPGEHIPGLNVGGWFDAGDFDIRTQTQYGVVRSMVRAWERFAPKRDTTSVDERTRRVEMHVPDGAPDLLQQIRHGTLQLVAQFDAVGHAINGIVAPDVGQYTHLGDAASKTDGYSYDPSLEPYDVKDGRSGTPDDRWAFTSKASALDYGSAAGLAAASRALKGFDDALAGKALTIAERVWRDEHSHAPDEFRHGNTTGGPLNAEEFAAAVELLKATRKSEYAERIQALWPTIADSFTASAVTAAEAIPYMPATYREAMIPAVQAWQEQSAALQKDNPYGVPVTTGGWAGSGAVQRYGLTAYALHRAFPDIVPADPVFRSLAFLLGNHPGSDISFVSGVGSRSKEVAYGNNRADFSFIAGGVVPGALIIKPGFPENHEDWPFFWGENEYVTSEGAAFIELTNAAAAINDARYDTRRD from the coding sequence ATGCCCAACCGCCCCATCCGAATCGCCGTGCTTTCCATGATCGCGATGGCGGCCGCGACAGCGCTGCCGGCCCGTTCCGCCCCCGAATCCGCCGCGCGGCAGGCCGGACCATCTGCCGGAATTCGGCTCACCGCCGACTATTATACCGCGCCCGCCGTCAACGTGCTGGTATTCAGCAACTGGTATGACGGTCTCTTCGCGGATTCGAAGATCAGCGGCATCGAGATCATCGAACAGGGTGAGCGCATCGCCACCAACGGCGATGTCCGCCTCTCCGCCACGCCAGGCCAATGGGACGCGATCGGGCGCCTGGTCGACCGGCGCGTCGATACGGCGACCGGCGTGATCGAGGCCGAACTCGAATATCCCGATCAGCATTTCCGCTATGTCATCCGCGCCGAGCCGAGGGGCGGTTCGATCCTGCTGAGCGTGCGGCTGCCCGAGGCGCTGCCCGCCGCTCTGGCGGGAAAGGCGGGCTTCAACCTCGAATTCCTGCCTGCTGCCTATTTCCACAAAAGCTATCTCGCCGATGGCAAGGCGGGCGGTTTCCCGCTCTATCCGGCAAGCGCGATGGAGCGTACCGCCAAGCGCAATCCCGCCAGCGGGCGCAGCGACGGCCCCGGCGCGGAGCCGCTGCCGATGGCGACGGGCAGCGATTTCGTGCTGGCCCCGTCCGATCCGGCGCGCCGCGTGCATATCCGTTCCGACCGTCCGGTCATGCTTTATGACGGCCGCAACCAGGCGCAGAATGGTTGGTTCGTGCTTCGATCGCTGCTGCCCGCGGGCAAGACCGGCACGGTGCTGCAATGGACGGTGACGCCGAACAGTGTGCCGGGATGGCTGCGCACGCCGGTGATCGGCCATTCGCAGCTCGGCTATACGCCGTCCCAGACCAAGGTCGCGACCATCGAACTGGATCGCGGCGATACGCGCCGGCCCGAGGCGCGCCTGCTGCGCGTGACCGCCACGGGCGACGAGGCGCCGGTGCGCACCGCCCGGCCATCCGACTGGGGCGACTATCTGCGCTACCACTATCTGCGATTCGACTTTTCCGACGTGCGCACGCCCGGCCTTTACGTGCTGGAATATGGCGACAGCCGGACCGCGCCCTTCCGCATCGCCGACGACCTCTATGCCGATGCCTGGCACCCGACGCTCGACATCTATTTCCCCGTCGCCATGGACCATATGTTCGTCAACGAAGCCTACCGGGTCTGGCACGGGGCGGCGCACATGGACGATGCGCGGCAGGCACCGGTCGATCACGAGCATCTCGACCTCTATGCCCAGGGGCCGACCACCGATACCGACTTCGCGCCCGGCGAGCATATCCCCGGCCTGAACGTCGGCGGCTGGTTCGACGCCGGCGATTTCGACATCCGCACCCAGACGCAATATGGCGTGGTGCGCTCGATGGTCCGCGCCTGGGAACGGTTCGCGCCGAAGCGCGATACGACCAGCGTCGACGAGCGGACGCGCCGCGTCGAGATGCACGTGCCTGATGGTGCCCCAGATCTGTTGCAGCAGATCCGCCACGGCACATTGCAACTCGTCGCCCAGTTCGACGCGGTCGGTCATGCGATCAACGGCATCGTCGCACCCGATGTCGGCCAGTATACCCATCTCGGCGACGCCGCGAGCAAGACCGACGGCTATAGCTACGATCCGTCGCTCGAACCCTATGACGTAAAGGACGGCCGCAGCGGCACGCCCGACGATCGCTGGGCCTTCACCAGCAAGGCATCGGCGCTCGACTATGGATCGGCCGCCGGGCTGGCCGCCGCGTCGCGCGCGCTCAAGGGGTTCGACGACGCGCTCGCGGGCAAGGCGCTCACGATCGCCGAACGGGTCTGGCGCGACGAGCATAGCCACGCGCCCGACGAGTTCCGCCACGGCAACACCACGGGCGGCCCGCTCAACGCAGAGGAATTCGCCGCCGCGGTCGAACTGCTCAAGGCGACGCGCAAGTCCGAATATGCCGAGCGCATCCAGGCGCTGTGGCCCACCATTGCCGACTCCTTCACAGCCAGCGCCGTCACCGCGGCGGAGGCGATTCCCTATATGCCCGCCACCTACCGCGAGGCCATGATTCCCGCGGTGCAGGCCTGGCAGGAACAGAGCGCCGCGCTGCAGAAGGACAATCCCTACGGCGTGCCGGTCACGACCGGCGGCTGGGCGGGCAGCGGCGCGGTCCAGCGCTATGGCCTGACCGCCTATGCGCTGCACCGGGCCTTTCCCGATATCGTGCCCGCCGACCCGGTGTTCCGGAGCCTGGCCTTCCTGCTCGGCAACCATCCGGGATCGGACATCTCCTTCGTATCCGGCGTCGGTTCGCGGTCGAAGGAGGTCGCCTATGGCAACAACCGCGCGGACTTCAGCTTCATCGCCGGCGGCGTCGTGCCGGGCGCGCTGATCATCAAGCCCGGCTTCCCCGAAAATCACGAGGACTGGCCCTTCTTCTGGGGCGAGAACGAATATGTCACCTCCGAAGGCGCGGCGTTCATCGAACTGACCAACGCCGCCGCGGCGATTAACGACGCGCGGTACGACACGAGGCGCGACTGA
- a CDS encoding TonB-dependent receptor — MGTSYSRTISRAGAGRSARATLFVGASALAIGAFAAPAWAQDNAGEDPAAGAQATGQSGASATPQEAETPPNEIVVTGIRASLERSIAIKRNSSGVVDAIAAEDIGKFPDANLAESLQRITGVAIDRTNGEGSLVTVRGFGPQYNLVTLNGRTLASSNVGVVGGDENADFAQGASRSFDFSNLASEGVRTLEVYKTGRAAIPSGGIGATINIVSRKPLDTGDTGLTGSIGAKAVYDTSVDGCLDCGSHITPEVSGVLSWADPSDTFGIGLFGSYQKRNFTSVSATSNAWNIQPYSEFLTGGFVEDDGSTVIENAPSDPDTLVAVPNDSRYHYAEGSRERINGQLVLQYRPSDSLLLTADALYAEQSQDEVRSDHSNWFSRPFDQVTFGGNDIVPTTVYLHETLNGVKDEGFEMQHRAEKNRLQDYGLNAQYELTDNFSVNVDGHFSKSTSRPDNPNGVSSTLVGLAANVVHAHSVDYSGDIPIQDVEFGSNPLSLDTLGSQIARTVASAQEQKVKEVRADFGWDLGEGSRFDFGGEYRDSNMHQTRVQTQQTLGDWGIVNPGDVEALAPGATQTFCLVCKFDDFGPVPDPESQTAFRADASELYSILSPYYTDQGNAIGQTSNEDNRVKEKIWAAYGQVTWDGQIAGRDANLVAGVRYEHTKTTSTSLITVPQSITWVSDNDFTVVLSGESNPLTATGSYDNILPSIDFRIEPAENLVTRFSFSKTIARPGYANLFSSTTVGGPPRPTYNGGVPTANRGNANLDPLSSDNFDVSAEYYFKPDSYISLGFFDKRVHNFVGTGQVTNSLFGLRDPSSGEAGSQSGEAVGALQNLGATVSDANLFVMTTLINQLGSVDAAVAEYTDPSHYDPATHELDADYVNNDINSRPGYDLPGNQDDPLYNFQISQPINNQDAEIYGFELAGQYFFGNTGIGVAAAYTLVRGDIGFDIDASPDEDQFALLGLSDTFNATLIYDKNGISARLAYNWRDKYLSALNRGADRNPVFTAPFGQLDLNISYDISPHIAVTFEGINLTEENLRTYGRDETQLFYAQELDRRFRFGARYRF, encoded by the coding sequence ATGGGCACTTCTTACAGCCGCACTATATCTCGCGCGGGCGCCGGCCGTTCGGCACGGGCCACGCTGTTCGTCGGCGCATCCGCGCTGGCGATAGGGGCGTTCGCGGCACCGGCCTGGGCGCAGGACAATGCCGGGGAAGATCCCGCGGCCGGCGCTCAAGCGACCGGTCAGTCCGGGGCGTCCGCCACGCCGCAGGAGGCGGAGACCCCACCAAACGAGATCGTCGTCACCGGCATCCGCGCCAGCCTTGAGCGCTCGATCGCCATCAAGCGGAATTCGAGCGGCGTGGTCGACGCGATCGCCGCCGAGGATATCGGCAAATTTCCCGACGCCAACCTCGCCGAATCGCTGCAGCGCATCACCGGCGTCGCGATCGATCGCACAAACGGCGAAGGATCGCTGGTCACCGTTCGCGGTTTCGGTCCGCAGTATAACCTCGTGACCCTCAACGGCCGCACGTTGGCATCTTCCAATGTCGGTGTCGTCGGCGGTGACGAAAATGCGGATTTCGCTCAGGGGGCGAGCCGCTCGTTCGATTTTTCCAATCTCGCTTCCGAAGGCGTGCGGACCCTGGAAGTCTATAAGACGGGCCGCGCGGCCATTCCTTCGGGCGGCATCGGCGCGACAATCAACATCGTCAGCCGCAAACCGCTGGACACCGGTGATACGGGTCTGACCGGCAGCATCGGCGCCAAGGCGGTGTACGACACCAGTGTCGATGGCTGTCTCGACTGCGGATCGCATATCACACCGGAAGTTTCGGGCGTGCTAAGCTGGGCCGATCCGAGCGACACCTTCGGCATCGGCCTCTTTGGCAGCTATCAGAAACGCAATTTCACCTCGGTCAGCGCGACTTCGAACGCCTGGAACATCCAGCCCTATAGCGAATTCCTGACTGGCGGGTTCGTCGAGGACGATGGCTCGACGGTGATCGAGAATGCGCCAAGCGATCCCGATACCCTGGTCGCCGTTCCCAACGACAGCCGCTATCACTATGCCGAGGGCAGCCGCGAGCGGATCAACGGACAGCTCGTCCTGCAATATCGGCCGAGCGATTCGCTTCTGCTGACCGCCGACGCGCTTTACGCCGAACAGTCGCAGGACGAGGTGCGGTCGGATCACAGCAACTGGTTCAGCCGCCCCTTCGATCAGGTCACGTTCGGCGGCAACGACATCGTCCCGACCACGGTCTATCTGCATGAAACCCTGAACGGCGTGAAGGACGAGGGTTTCGAGATGCAGCACCGCGCCGAGAAGAATCGGCTGCAGGACTACGGTCTCAACGCGCAATATGAACTCACCGACAATTTCTCCGTCAACGTCGATGGTCACTTTTCGAAGTCGACAAGCCGACCGGACAATCCCAATGGCGTAAGTTCGACGCTGGTCGGTCTGGCTGCCAATGTCGTCCACGCGCACTCGGTCGATTACAGCGGCGATATTCCCATTCAGGACGTGGAATTCGGCTCGAACCCGCTCTCGCTAGACACGCTCGGTTCCCAAATCGCGCGTACCGTGGCGTCGGCCCAGGAGCAGAAAGTCAAGGAAGTCCGTGCCGATTTCGGCTGGGATCTCGGTGAGGGCAGTCGGTTCGATTTCGGCGGCGAGTATCGCGATTCGAACATGCACCAGACGCGGGTTCAGACGCAGCAGACCCTCGGCGACTGGGGTATCGTCAATCCGGGCGACGTCGAAGCGCTTGCGCCGGGGGCGACCCAGACCTTCTGCCTGGTGTGCAAATTCGACGATTTCGGCCCGGTGCCCGATCCCGAATCGCAAACGGCCTTCCGCGCCGACGCATCCGAACTCTACTCGATCCTGTCGCCTTATTACACGGATCAGGGCAATGCGATCGGCCAAACCTCCAATGAGGACAATCGGGTCAAGGAAAAGATATGGGCCGCGTACGGACAGGTTACCTGGGACGGTCAGATCGCCGGTCGCGACGCCAATCTTGTCGCCGGCGTGCGGTACGAACATACCAAGACGACCTCGACCTCGCTGATCACCGTGCCGCAGTCGATCACCTGGGTGTCGGATAACGACTTCACGGTCGTACTTTCGGGTGAGAGCAATCCCCTTACCGCTACCGGAAGCTACGACAACATCCTTCCGTCGATCGATTTCAGGATCGAGCCGGCTGAGAATCTGGTTACGCGCTTCTCGTTCAGCAAGACGATCGCGCGCCCGGGCTATGCCAATCTGTTCTCGTCGACCACCGTCGGCGGGCCGCCACGCCCCACCTATAACGGCGGCGTTCCGACTGCCAACCGCGGAAATGCGAATTTGGACCCGCTGAGTTCGGACAATTTCGACGTTTCTGCGGAATATTATTTCAAGCCGGACAGCTATATCTCGCTCGGCTTCTTCGACAAACGGGTGCACAACTTCGTCGGCACCGGCCAGGTCACCAATAGCCTGTTCGGTCTGCGCGATCCCAGTTCGGGCGAGGCGGGCAGCCAGTCGGGAGAAGCCGTCGGCGCCTTGCAGAACTTGGGTGCCACGGTCAGCGACGCCAACCTGTTCGTGATGACCACGCTCATCAACCAGTTGGGATCGGTCGATGCAGCGGTCGCCGAATATACGGATCCGTCGCACTATGATCCAGCCACGCACGAGCTGGATGCCGATTACGTCAACAACGATATCAACAGCCGACCCGGCTATGACTTGCCCGGCAATCAGGACGATCCGCTGTACAATTTCCAGATCTCGCAACCGATCAACAATCAGGATGCGGAGATTTACGGCTTCGAACTGGCCGGGCAGTATTTCTTCGGCAATACGGGTATCGGCGTCGCGGCTGCCTATACGCTGGTCCGCGGCGATATCGGCTTCGATATCGACGCCTCTCCCGACGAGGATCAGTTCGCGTTGCTCGGGCTCAGCGACACCTTCAACGCGACGCTGATTTACGACAAGAACGGCATTTCGGCGCGGTTGGCCTATAACTGGCGCGACAAGTATCTGTCCGCGCTCAACCGCGGGGCCGACCGCAACCCGGTGTTCACGGCGCCGTTCGGCCAACTCGATCTGAATATCAGCTACGACATCTCGCCGCACATCGCCGTGACGTTCGAAGGGATCAACCTGACCGAAGAAAATCTGCGGACCTATGGCCGCGATGAAACCCAGCTCTTCTACGCGCAGGAACTGGATCGCCGCTTCCGTTTCGGCGCCCGGTATCGCTTCTGA